One window of the Endomicrobium proavitum genome contains the following:
- the frr gene encoding ribosome recycling factor — translation MQLQNLFSASENAMQKTIEKVKHELASVRTGRASSSIVEGIKVESYGSLLPINQVAGVSVPDAKTIEIRPWDISQLGAIEKAIIKADIGITPVNDGKVVRISVPPLTEERRKEIAKSIGKTAEEYRVAVRNERRILVDGIKKAEKDKVITEDDRKKDEAEAQKLTDGYIKKIDELIAQKEKEIMQI, via the coding sequence ATGCAACTTCAAAATTTGTTTTCCGCGTCTGAAAACGCGATGCAAAAAACTATAGAAAAAGTAAAACACGAACTTGCTTCTGTGCGCACCGGAAGAGCAAGCAGCTCAATAGTAGAAGGTATCAAGGTTGAAAGTTACGGTTCACTTTTGCCTATTAACCAAGTTGCCGGCGTAAGCGTTCCCGACGCAAAAACTATAGAAATAAGACCTTGGGACATATCCCAGCTTGGCGCAATAGAAAAAGCCATAATAAAAGCGGATATCGGCATTACTCCGGTTAACGACGGTAAAGTTGTCCGCATTTCAGTGCCGCCTCTTACGGAAGAAAGAAGAAAAGAAATTGCTAAATCAATAGGCAAAACCGCGGAAGAATACAGGGTTGCAGTCCGAAACGAAAGAAGAATTTTAGTTGACGGCATAAAAAAAGCCGAAAAAGATAAAGTTATCACCGAAGACGACAGAAAAAAAGATGAAGCCGAAGCTCAAAAACTTACCGACGGCTACATCAAAAAAATAGACGAACTGATTGCGCAGAAAGAAAAAGAAATAATGCAAATTTAA
- the pyrH gene encoding UMP kinase: MAIKRVLLKLSGESLSYDKVSISVEALKRTVSEIKTVAGKNIQLAVVIGAGNIWRGCGKFIERVTADKMGMLATVMNSLALSDALKKAGLKTKVFSASGVTGFAEIFNRDKAINALNKGYTVVFAGGTGNPFFTTDTTAALRAAEIGADILLKATQVDGVYSADPKKDKNAVRYNSLTFQEALDKKLKIMDQEAFSLCRESNISISVFDFYKNGNLKKILSGKKIGTVITAGGK; encoded by the coding sequence ATGGCAATAAAGAGAGTTTTGCTTAAACTTTCCGGAGAATCTTTGTCTTACGACAAAGTTTCAATAAGCGTTGAGGCGCTCAAAAGAACTGTTTCCGAAATTAAGACTGTTGCAGGCAAAAATATTCAGCTTGCAGTAGTTATTGGAGCGGGAAATATTTGGCGCGGCTGCGGCAAATTTATTGAAAGAGTTACCGCGGATAAAATGGGTATGCTTGCGACCGTTATGAACTCTTTAGCATTAAGCGACGCTCTCAAAAAAGCAGGTTTAAAAACCAAAGTATTTTCTGCCTCGGGCGTAACCGGTTTTGCAGAAATCTTTAACAGAGACAAAGCTATAAACGCTTTAAATAAAGGTTATACGGTTGTATTTGCCGGCGGAACGGGCAATCCGTTTTTTACTACCGACACCACCGCGGCTTTAAGAGCTGCTGAAATCGGCGCGGATATTTTGCTGAAAGCTACGCAGGTTGACGGCGTTTACAGCGCAGACCCTAAAAAAGATAAAAATGCCGTCCGATATAATTCATTAACTTTTCAGGAAGCGTTAGATAAAAAATTAAAAATTATGGATCAAGAAGCTTTTTCGCTGTGCAGAGAATCTAACATATCCATATCCGTTTTTGATTTTTATAAAAACGGAAACCTGAAAAAAATTTTAAGCGGTAAAAAAATAGGAACGGTTATAACGGCAGGCGGCAAGTAA
- a CDS encoding indolepyruvate ferredoxin oxidoreductase subunit alpha produces the protein MAYKIDADTCVGCGACEGTCPATAISPNDGKYVIDPAVCVDCGACEGSCPVSAISKA, from the coding sequence ATGGCTTACAAAATTGATGCTGATACTTGCGTAGGGTGCGGAGCTTGCGAAGGAACTTGTCCGGCTACTGCTATTTCTCCTAACGACGGAAAATATGTTATAGACCCGGCTGTTTGCGTAGATTGCGGAGCATGTGAAGGTTCTTGCCCGGTAAGCGCTATTTCTAAAGCGTAA
- a CDS encoding isoprenyl transferase yields the protein MSVPLHVAIIMDGNGRWAKRRALPRVFGHKQGVKTVKNIVKAADALGIKVLTLYAFSTENWKRPQKEIGALFSLLKQFIKIDFKEFADAGIRLRILGDLKKFPKDLQKEIIEVVKTTSRNKGLQLNIALNYGARQELARAFNLAIKKGVKKVSDKIISSFLYTAGQPDPDLLIRTSGEQRISNFLLWQIAYSEIYVTKKLWPDFSDKDLKEAIKEYQKRERRFGGI from the coding sequence ATGTCGGTTCCGTTGCATGTTGCAATAATTATGGACGGAAACGGCAGATGGGCTAAGCGCAGAGCCTTACCCAGAGTTTTTGGTCATAAGCAGGGGGTCAAAACCGTTAAAAATATTGTCAAAGCGGCGGACGCGCTTGGCATAAAGGTTTTGACCCTGTATGCTTTTTCAACCGAAAATTGGAAAAGACCGCAAAAAGAAATAGGCGCTCTTTTTTCTTTGCTTAAACAATTTATAAAAATAGATTTTAAAGAGTTTGCCGACGCAGGCATTCGTTTAAGAATTTTGGGAGATTTAAAAAAGTTTCCTAAAGATTTACAAAAAGAAATTATTGAAGTCGTTAAAACTACGTCGCGAAATAAAGGTTTGCAGTTAAACATAGCTTTAAATTACGGCGCAAGACAAGAGCTTGCGCGCGCTTTTAATTTGGCAATTAAAAAAGGCGTTAAGAAAGTTTCGGATAAAATAATATCGTCGTTTCTTTATACTGCGGGACAGCCCGACCCTGATTTGCTTATAAGAACTTCCGGCGAGCAGCGAATTTCAAATTTTTTGCTTTGGCAAATAGCTTACAGCGAAATTTACGTTACAAAAAAACTTTGGCCTGATTTTTCAGACAAAGATTTAAAAGAAGCCATAAAAGAGTATCAAAAAAGAGAAAGAAGATTCGGCGGAATTTAA